The proteins below come from a single Nocardiopsis gilva YIM 90087 genomic window:
- a CDS encoding HAD family hydrolase, protein MSYLHVFDMDGTLLKGTSASLQIARATGTEAELRDLERAFASGEIDTRAFAAALPEVWPMLTDDHVAGVFRSGPFLDGIADVCGDIRSRGERSMVITMSPDFYAERLFDFGFDEVVASRFPALPFTEPPLPENILTPADKPRIVEEARRHAGIARERCVAYGDSMSDAALFRHLAHSVAVNADHHLADIAGAHYSGGSLVDAYAEGRALLRPCR, encoded by the coding sequence ATGAGCTACCTGCACGTGTTCGACATGGACGGCACCCTGCTCAAGGGTACGAGCGCGAGTCTTCAGATCGCACGGGCGACCGGCACGGAGGCGGAGCTGCGCGACCTCGAACGGGCCTTCGCCAGCGGCGAGATCGACACCCGCGCCTTCGCCGCCGCGCTGCCCGAGGTGTGGCCCATGCTCACCGACGACCACGTCGCAGGGGTCTTCCGCAGCGGCCCGTTTCTCGACGGAATCGCCGATGTGTGCGGGGATATCCGCTCCCGGGGCGAGCGCTCGATGGTCATCACGATGTCGCCCGACTTCTACGCCGAGCGACTGTTCGATTTTGGCTTCGATGAGGTGGTGGCGTCCCGGTTCCCGGCCCTGCCGTTCACTGAGCCACCCCTGCCGGAGAACATTCTCACTCCCGCCGACAAGCCGCGGATCGTCGAGGAGGCGCGCCGACACGCGGGAATCGCGCGCGAGCGGTGCGTGGCCTACGGGGACTCCATGTCGGACGCGGCGCTCTTCCGGCACCTTGCGCACTCGGTGGCGGTCAACGCCGATCACCACCTCGCCGACATCGCCGGGGCGCACTACAGCGGCGGGAGCCTGGTCGATGCCTATGCCGAGGGCCGGGCACTGCTCCGCCCTTGTCGTTGA
- a CDS encoding NYN domain-containing protein: MDRCALFVDAGYLLADGAMAVHGTRNRDSVSWDYAGLVQLLNEVARDRTGLPLLRCYWYEATADGRRTQEQDGIADIPGIKFRAARIRPGRREGVESYVQRDLTTLARTGVLCEAVLVSGDEDMAQVVSDVQDLGVRVTVVHISVEGNWTISRALRRECDDLIEIGAGHLRPYVNLLSATGDESAETTTPLTNGRSHSGPEVTRRPVTAHTGASRVEPAVGNTGGMEAMFASTGAQQAMTGSAMDQLRAMRQSIAQQRGGDHLAPQGGTDSGRTNPSGPIDVNGFPSGGYAPPQRRRGEEPTGGQQSMMANPPTGPQPSFGATGGGPAGPAGPGGGTGAHPGMRDVVQNGYGGPAQGNGVPPGHPMGPHQQGPHQQGPHPAGPHQTGPHHDPMMGGGAQGYERGAPPGRGTPPPGPDPRDPRYRSHTGENPAYGGNTGPNPTYGASTETESGFSGSHGPRPGPGSGAGPRPEQPTAHGPYAPTPPGVGRVGPGAASAYSIDDAVNAARQEGNDFAESIARDAPTLWLEAVLASRPRMPSDLEARLLQGSALPIDFLLRDEVRDALRNGFWSALERARG, from the coding sequence GTGGATCGCTGCGCGCTGTTCGTGGACGCCGGCTACCTCCTTGCCGACGGTGCGATGGCTGTGCACGGAACCCGGAACCGGGACTCCGTGTCATGGGATTACGCGGGACTCGTTCAGCTCCTCAACGAGGTGGCGCGTGACCGCACGGGGCTCCCTCTGCTGCGCTGCTACTGGTACGAGGCGACGGCCGACGGCCGCCGCACCCAGGAGCAGGACGGCATCGCGGACATTCCCGGCATCAAGTTCCGAGCCGCGCGTATCCGTCCCGGCAGACGGGAGGGCGTCGAGAGCTACGTGCAACGGGACCTGACCACGCTCGCGCGCACGGGAGTGCTGTGCGAAGCGGTCCTGGTCAGCGGAGACGAGGACATGGCGCAGGTCGTGTCGGACGTCCAGGACCTCGGCGTCAGGGTTACCGTCGTGCACATCTCGGTCGAGGGCAACTGGACGATCTCGCGGGCGCTCCGCCGCGAGTGCGACGACCTCATCGAGATCGGGGCCGGGCACCTGCGCCCGTATGTCAATCTCCTCTCGGCCACCGGCGACGAGTCGGCCGAGACCACCACCCCGCTCACCAACGGGCGCTCGCACAGCGGCCCCGAGGTGACGCGCCGCCCGGTCACGGCGCACACCGGCGCCTCCAGGGTCGAACCTGCGGTCGGCAACACGGGTGGGATGGAGGCCATGTTCGCCTCCACCGGGGCGCAGCAGGCCATGACCGGCAGCGCCATGGACCAGCTGCGCGCCATGCGCCAAAGCATCGCCCAGCAGCGCGGCGGCGACCACCTCGCCCCGCAGGGCGGCACGGACTCCGGCCGCACCAACCCCTCCGGGCCCATCGACGTCAACGGGTTCCCGTCCGGCGGGTACGCCCCGCCGCAGCGCAGACGCGGCGAGGAGCCGACCGGCGGCCAGCAGTCGATGATGGCCAACCCGCCCACCGGTCCGCAGCCCAGCTTCGGCGCCACCGGCGGCGGACCCGCCGGACCCGCTGGACCCGGCGGCGGCACCGGGGCGCACCCGGGCATGCGCGACGTCGTGCAGAACGGCTACGGCGGTCCCGCGCAGGGCAACGGGGTCCCGCCAGGGCACCCCATGGGCCCCCACCAGCAAGGACCGCACCAGCAGGGGCCGCACCCGGCCGGACCACATCAGACCGGTCCCCACCACGACCCGATGATGGGCGGCGGCGCGCAGGGCTACGAGCGCGGCGCCCCACCCGGCCGGGGAACACCGCCTCCGGGGCCGGACCCCCGCGACCCCCGGTACCGGTCGCACACCGGCGAGAATCCGGCGTACGGAGGTAATACCGGCCCAAACCCTACCTATGGGGCCAGCACGGAAACTGAATCCGGATTCTCCGGTTCCCACGGACCCCGTCCGGGACCCGGATCCGGTGCTGGCCCCCGCCCCGAGCAACCGACCGCTCACGGTCCCTACGCCCCCACACCCCCGGGTGTGGGGCGCGTCGGGCCCGGAGCGGCATCGGCGTATTCCATCGACGACGCGGTGAATGCCGCGCGCCAGGAGGGGAACGACTTCGCCGAGTCGATCGCGCGCGACGCCCCCACCCTGTGGCTGGAGGCGGTGCTCGCGAGCCGTCCGCGGATGCCGTCCGACCTGGAGGCGCGCCTGCTGCAGGGGTCGGCGCTGCCGATCGACTTCCTGCTGCGCGACGAAGTCCGCGACGCGCTGCGGAACGGCTTCTGGAGTGCCCTGGAACGTGCCCGAGGCTGA